A section of the Clostridium sp. TW13 genome encodes:
- the rsgA gene encoding ribosome small subunit-dependent GTPase A, with translation MNRIDIKNYGYTEFYEKQVKKFEEIDKELIPARVLAVHKEQYKIISEFGEKDARLKGSIFYNDRFTKEFPTVGDFIMVKNNPIGEDVVFDVLERKSKFSRMDSWNRKEQLVAANFDYVFITVSLNYDFNIKRIERYLASAWQSGGTPVIILTKRDLCENLDDIVSKLEEIALGVDIVAVSSYTGEGINELERFIKPGKTVVFLGSSGVGKSSLTNAIAGEEIMKVNEIREDDSKGRHTTTHRQLITIKDHFMIIDTPGMREMELWCVEEGIDETFSDIETLARQCKFSDCKHHKEPNCAVKEAIENGSLSEDRYKNYIKLQKEAAYAKNKENRKAILENAAIRKKSIKFQKK, from the coding sequence ATGAATAGAATAGATATAAAAAATTATGGATATACAGAATTTTATGAAAAGCAGGTAAAGAAATTTGAAGAAATAGATAAAGAATTAATTCCAGCAAGAGTTTTAGCAGTTCACAAAGAGCAGTATAAAATAATTAGTGAATTTGGGGAGAAAGATGCAAGATTAAAAGGATCAATTTTCTATAATGATAGATTTACCAAAGAGTTTCCTACGGTTGGAGATTTTATTATGGTAAAAAATAATCCAATTGGTGAGGATGTTGTTTTTGATGTTCTTGAAAGGAAAAGCAAGTTTTCAAGAATGGATTCATGGAACAGAAAAGAGCAGTTAGTAGCAGCTAATTTTGATTATGTATTTATTACAGTATCTTTAAATTATGATTTTAATATAAAAAGAATTGAACGTTACCTTGCTTCTGCTTGGCAAAGTGGAGGAACTCCAGTGATAATATTAACGAAAAGAGATCTGTGTGAGAATTTAGATGACATTGTATCAAAGTTAGAAGAAATTGCTTTGGGAGTTGATATAGTTGCGGTTAGTTCTTATACAGGAGAAGGTATAAATGAATTGGAAAGGTTCATTAAACCTGGAAAGACTGTAGTATTTCTTGGATCTTCAGGAGTTGGTAAATCTTCATTAACTAATGCAATTGCTGGAGAAGAAATAATGAAGGTTAATGAAATAAGAGAAGATGATAGTAAAGGAAGACATACTACTACACATAGGCAACTAATTACTATAAAAGATCATTTTATGATAATTGATACCCCTGGTATGCGTGAAATGGAATTATGGTGTGTAGAAGAAGGGATAGATGAAACTTTTAGTGATATTGAAACCTTAGCTAGACAATGCAAATTTAGTGATTGCAAACATCATAAGGAACCTAATTGTGCGGTAAAAGAAGCTATAGAAAATGGGAGTCTATCAGAGGATAGATATAAAAATTATATAAAGCTACAAAAAGAGGCTGCTTATGCAAAAAATAAGGAAAATAGAAAGGCAATTTTGGAGAATGCGGCTATAAGAAAGAAGTCTATAAAGTTTCAGAAAAAGTAG